Proteins found in one Mustela lutreola isolate mMusLut2 chromosome 10, mMusLut2.pri, whole genome shotgun sequence genomic segment:
- the SH2D5 gene encoding SH2 domain-containing protein 5 isoform X3 — MQRAGAGGRRASDCGPAPHRPRCITKFAQQYVGSFPVDDLDTQESVWLVQQQLWALKDCPRRRAVILKFSLQGLKIYSGEGEVLLMAHALRRILYSTWCPADCQFAFMARNPQSPANKLFCHLFVGNQPGEVQILHLLLCRSFQLAYLLQHPEQRAQPEPCLGSAGDIAPKQLSSPGGPPGLVREPFGRGQLSQNVHALVSFRRLPAEGPMGSGKELPESEGRGGARHARLGNPYCSPTLVRKKAIRSKVIRSGAYRGCTYETQLQLSAREAFPAAWEAWPRGPGGPSCLVESEGSLTENIWAFAGISRPSALALLRRDVLGAFLLWPEPGTSGQWCLSVRTQCGVVPHQVFRNHLGRYCVEHLPAEFASLEALLEHHAGTERSLFCSLDMGRLNPGYEEQDCGSEGRPPRTLRPLGHAKSEAELQGLG; from the exons ATGCAGAGGGCCGGGGCAGGGGGCCGGAGGGCCTCTGACTGCGGCCCTGCGCCTCACCGGCCCAGGTGCATCACCAAGTTCGCCCAG CAGTACGTGGGCTCCTTCCCTGTGGATGACCTGGACACCCAGGAGAGCGTGTGGCTCGTGCAGCAACAGCTGTGGGCACTGAAG GATTGTCCCCGACGCCGGGCTGTCATCCTGAAATTCAGCCTTCAGGGCCTCAAGATCTACAGCGGGGAGGGCGAG GTGCTCCTGATGGCTCACGCCCTGCGGCGCATCCTCTACTCCACCTGGTGCCCGGCTGACTGCCAGTTCGCCTTCATGGCCCGAAACCCCCAGAGCCCGGCCAACAAGCTCTTCTGCCACCTCTTCGTGGGCAACCAGCCTGGAGAG GTCCAGATCCTGCACCTGCTGCTCTGCCGCTCCTTCCAGCTCGCTTACCTCCTGCAGCACCCTGAGCAGCGCGCACAGCCTGAGCCCTGCCTGGGGTCTGCAGGGGACATAGCCCCGAAGCAGCTGTCCAGCCCTGGGGGCCCCCCTGGCCTAGTACGGGAACCATTCGGCCGTGGTCAGCTCTCACAGAATGTGCACGCGCTGGTCTCCTTCCGGCGGCTGCCAGCAGAGGGGCCCATGGGCAGTGGG AAGGAGCTGCCGGAGTCCGAAGGCCGAGGCGGGGCCCGCCATGCCCGCCTGGGGAATCCTTACTGCTCGCCCACGCTGGTACGCAAGAAGGCCATTCGCAGCAAGGTGATCCGCTCTGGGGCCTACCGCGGCTGCACCTACGAGACCCAGCTGCAGCTGTCCGCTCGGGAGGCCT TTCCTGCCGCGTGGGAGGCGTGGCCCCGGGGGCCTGGTGGCCCCTCGTGTCTGGTGGAGAGCGAGGGGAGCCTGACGGAGAACATCTGGGCCTTTGCTGGCATCTCCAG GCCCAGCGCCCTCGCCCTGCTGCGGAGAGACGTGCTTGGGGCCTTCCTGCTGTGGCCCGAGCCCGGCACCAGTGGCCAGTGGTGCCTGTCGGTGCGGACACAGTGTGGTGTGGTCCCCCACCAGGTCTTCCGGAACCACTTGGGCCGCTACTGCGTGGAG CACCTGCCGGCCGAGTTTGCCAGCCTGGAGGCCCTGCTGGAGCACCACGCTGGGACGGAGCGCAGCCTCTTCTGCTCCCTTGACATGGGCCGCCTGAACCCCGGCTACGAAGAGCAGGACTGCGGGTCCGAGGGCAGGCCCCCCCGGACACTGCGGCCCCTTGGCCATGCCAAGTCCGAGGCAGAGCTGCAGGGCCTGGGCTAG
- the SH2D5 gene encoding SH2 domain-containing protein 5 isoform X2: MGRSISAASLHHRHRHGRRPSPPRSPPLSLRQRPASLAPRAVRGVSLPWAGDCQPKALAALHRRDDDSRTNDPRGGAPPLNPENSTFRSKSSARRGHPRPPCINSTPPPPHTHTSYILLTLLYFSPNHLSPAEMLFSSTLPQPCLGAPQGLGLCFVHPAHSWHLEYCQKEQINVPPQEGAAVTIPTLQPFLPWSWKLGTLGAMQRAGAGGRRASDCGPAPHRPRCITKFAQYVGSFPVDDLDTQESVWLVQQQLWALKDCPRRRAVILKFSLQGLKIYSGEGEVLLMAHALRRILYSTWCPADCQFAFMARNPQSPANKLFCHLFVGNQPGEVQILHLLLCRSFQLAYLLQHPEQRAQPEPCLGSAGDIAPKQLSSPGGPPGLVREPFGRGQLSQNVHALVSFRRLPAEGPMGSGKELPESEGRGGARHARLGNPYCSPTLVRKKAIRSKVIRSGAYRGCTYETQLQLSAREAFPAAWEAWPRGPGGPSCLVESEGSLTENIWAFAGISRPSALALLRRDVLGAFLLWPEPGTSGQWCLSVRTQCGVVPHQVFRNHLGRYCVEHLPAEFASLEALLEHHAGTERSLFCSLDMGRLNPGYEEQDCGSEGRPPRTLRPLGHAKSEAELQGLG; the protein is encoded by the exons ATGGGGAGGAGCATCTCGGCCGCTTCCCTCCATCACCGCCACCGCCACGGTCGCCGTCCATCACCTCCGCGGTCACCTCCCCTGTCCCTCCGCCAGCGTCCTGCCTCACTCGCCCCTCGGGCGGTCCGGGGAGTTTCTCTGCCCTGGGCCGGGGACTGTCAGCCCAAAGCCCTGGCCGCACTCCACAGGCGCGACGATGATAGCAGGACAAATGACCCACGCGGGGGAGCGCCCCCactgaatcctgaaaacagcaCTTTCCGCTCCAAGTCGTCTGCTCGGAGAGGCCATCCTCGACCACCCTGTATTaatagcacccccccccccccccacacacatacatcatATATCCTCCTCACCCTACTGTATTTTTCTCCAAATCACTTAAGCCCCGCAGAAATGTTGTTTTCCAGTACGTTGCCCCAGCCCTGCTTGGGCGCTCCCCAAGGGCTGGGACTCTGTTTCGTTCACCCGGCACATAGCTGGCACTTGGAATATTGTCAGAAGGAGCAGATAAATGTACCACCCCAGGAGGGAGCTGCTGTtactatccccactttacag CCTTTTCTCCCGTGGAGCTGGAAGCTGGGGACCCTGGGGGCCATGCAGAGGGCCGGGGCAGGGGGCCGGAGGGCCTCTGACTGCGGCCCTGCGCCTCACCGGCCCAGGTGCATCACCAAGTTCGCCCAG TACGTGGGCTCCTTCCCTGTGGATGACCTGGACACCCAGGAGAGCGTGTGGCTCGTGCAGCAACAGCTGTGGGCACTGAAG GATTGTCCCCGACGCCGGGCTGTCATCCTGAAATTCAGCCTTCAGGGCCTCAAGATCTACAGCGGGGAGGGCGAG GTGCTCCTGATGGCTCACGCCCTGCGGCGCATCCTCTACTCCACCTGGTGCCCGGCTGACTGCCAGTTCGCCTTCATGGCCCGAAACCCCCAGAGCCCGGCCAACAAGCTCTTCTGCCACCTCTTCGTGGGCAACCAGCCTGGAGAG GTCCAGATCCTGCACCTGCTGCTCTGCCGCTCCTTCCAGCTCGCTTACCTCCTGCAGCACCCTGAGCAGCGCGCACAGCCTGAGCCCTGCCTGGGGTCTGCAGGGGACATAGCCCCGAAGCAGCTGTCCAGCCCTGGGGGCCCCCCTGGCCTAGTACGGGAACCATTCGGCCGTGGTCAGCTCTCACAGAATGTGCACGCGCTGGTCTCCTTCCGGCGGCTGCCAGCAGAGGGGCCCATGGGCAGTGGG AAGGAGCTGCCGGAGTCCGAAGGCCGAGGCGGGGCCCGCCATGCCCGCCTGGGGAATCCTTACTGCTCGCCCACGCTGGTACGCAAGAAGGCCATTCGCAGCAAGGTGATCCGCTCTGGGGCCTACCGCGGCTGCACCTACGAGACCCAGCTGCAGCTGTCCGCTCGGGAGGCCT TTCCTGCCGCGTGGGAGGCGTGGCCCCGGGGGCCTGGTGGCCCCTCGTGTCTGGTGGAGAGCGAGGGGAGCCTGACGGAGAACATCTGGGCCTTTGCTGGCATCTCCAG GCCCAGCGCCCTCGCCCTGCTGCGGAGAGACGTGCTTGGGGCCTTCCTGCTGTGGCCCGAGCCCGGCACCAGTGGCCAGTGGTGCCTGTCGGTGCGGACACAGTGTGGTGTGGTCCCCCACCAGGTCTTCCGGAACCACTTGGGCCGCTACTGCGTGGAG CACCTGCCGGCCGAGTTTGCCAGCCTGGAGGCCCTGCTGGAGCACCACGCTGGGACGGAGCGCAGCCTCTTCTGCTCCCTTGACATGGGCCGCCTGAACCCCGGCTACGAAGAGCAGGACTGCGGGTCCGAGGGCAGGCCCCCCCGGACACTGCGGCCCCTTGGCCATGCCAAGTCCGAGGCAGAGCTGCAGGGCCTGGGCTAG
- the SH2D5 gene encoding SH2 domain-containing protein 5 isoform X1 — MGRSISAASLHHRHRHGRRPSPPRSPPLSLRQRPASLAPRAVRGVSLPWAGDCQPKALAALHRRDDDSRTNDPRGGAPPLNPENSTFRSKSSARRGHPRPPCINSTPPPPHTHTSYILLTLLYFSPNHLSPAEMLFSSTLPQPCLGAPQGLGLCFVHPAHSWHLEYCQKEQINVPPQEGAAVTIPTLQPFLPWSWKLGTLGAMQRAGAGGRRASDCGPAPHRPRCITKFAQQYVGSFPVDDLDTQESVWLVQQQLWALKDCPRRRAVILKFSLQGLKIYSGEGEVLLMAHALRRILYSTWCPADCQFAFMARNPQSPANKLFCHLFVGNQPGEVQILHLLLCRSFQLAYLLQHPEQRAQPEPCLGSAGDIAPKQLSSPGGPPGLVREPFGRGQLSQNVHALVSFRRLPAEGPMGSGKELPESEGRGGARHARLGNPYCSPTLVRKKAIRSKVIRSGAYRGCTYETQLQLSAREAFPAAWEAWPRGPGGPSCLVESEGSLTENIWAFAGISRPSALALLRRDVLGAFLLWPEPGTSGQWCLSVRTQCGVVPHQVFRNHLGRYCVEHLPAEFASLEALLEHHAGTERSLFCSLDMGRLNPGYEEQDCGSEGRPPRTLRPLGHAKSEAELQGLG, encoded by the exons ATGGGGAGGAGCATCTCGGCCGCTTCCCTCCATCACCGCCACCGCCACGGTCGCCGTCCATCACCTCCGCGGTCACCTCCCCTGTCCCTCCGCCAGCGTCCTGCCTCACTCGCCCCTCGGGCGGTCCGGGGAGTTTCTCTGCCCTGGGCCGGGGACTGTCAGCCCAAAGCCCTGGCCGCACTCCACAGGCGCGACGATGATAGCAGGACAAATGACCCACGCGGGGGAGCGCCCCCactgaatcctgaaaacagcaCTTTCCGCTCCAAGTCGTCTGCTCGGAGAGGCCATCCTCGACCACCCTGTATTaatagcacccccccccccccccacacacatacatcatATATCCTCCTCACCCTACTGTATTTTTCTCCAAATCACTTAAGCCCCGCAGAAATGTTGTTTTCCAGTACGTTGCCCCAGCCCTGCTTGGGCGCTCCCCAAGGGCTGGGACTCTGTTTCGTTCACCCGGCACATAGCTGGCACTTGGAATATTGTCAGAAGGAGCAGATAAATGTACCACCCCAGGAGGGAGCTGCTGTtactatccccactttacag CCTTTTCTCCCGTGGAGCTGGAAGCTGGGGACCCTGGGGGCCATGCAGAGGGCCGGGGCAGGGGGCCGGAGGGCCTCTGACTGCGGCCCTGCGCCTCACCGGCCCAGGTGCATCACCAAGTTCGCCCAG CAGTACGTGGGCTCCTTCCCTGTGGATGACCTGGACACCCAGGAGAGCGTGTGGCTCGTGCAGCAACAGCTGTGGGCACTGAAG GATTGTCCCCGACGCCGGGCTGTCATCCTGAAATTCAGCCTTCAGGGCCTCAAGATCTACAGCGGGGAGGGCGAG GTGCTCCTGATGGCTCACGCCCTGCGGCGCATCCTCTACTCCACCTGGTGCCCGGCTGACTGCCAGTTCGCCTTCATGGCCCGAAACCCCCAGAGCCCGGCCAACAAGCTCTTCTGCCACCTCTTCGTGGGCAACCAGCCTGGAGAG GTCCAGATCCTGCACCTGCTGCTCTGCCGCTCCTTCCAGCTCGCTTACCTCCTGCAGCACCCTGAGCAGCGCGCACAGCCTGAGCCCTGCCTGGGGTCTGCAGGGGACATAGCCCCGAAGCAGCTGTCCAGCCCTGGGGGCCCCCCTGGCCTAGTACGGGAACCATTCGGCCGTGGTCAGCTCTCACAGAATGTGCACGCGCTGGTCTCCTTCCGGCGGCTGCCAGCAGAGGGGCCCATGGGCAGTGGG AAGGAGCTGCCGGAGTCCGAAGGCCGAGGCGGGGCCCGCCATGCCCGCCTGGGGAATCCTTACTGCTCGCCCACGCTGGTACGCAAGAAGGCCATTCGCAGCAAGGTGATCCGCTCTGGGGCCTACCGCGGCTGCACCTACGAGACCCAGCTGCAGCTGTCCGCTCGGGAGGCCT TTCCTGCCGCGTGGGAGGCGTGGCCCCGGGGGCCTGGTGGCCCCTCGTGTCTGGTGGAGAGCGAGGGGAGCCTGACGGAGAACATCTGGGCCTTTGCTGGCATCTCCAG GCCCAGCGCCCTCGCCCTGCTGCGGAGAGACGTGCTTGGGGCCTTCCTGCTGTGGCCCGAGCCCGGCACCAGTGGCCAGTGGTGCCTGTCGGTGCGGACACAGTGTGGTGTGGTCCCCCACCAGGTCTTCCGGAACCACTTGGGCCGCTACTGCGTGGAG CACCTGCCGGCCGAGTTTGCCAGCCTGGAGGCCCTGCTGGAGCACCACGCTGGGACGGAGCGCAGCCTCTTCTGCTCCCTTGACATGGGCCGCCTGAACCCCGGCTACGAAGAGCAGGACTGCGGGTCCGAGGGCAGGCCCCCCCGGACACTGCGGCCCCTTGGCCATGCCAAGTCCGAGGCAGAGCTGCAGGGCCTGGGCTAG